The Primulina tabacum isolate GXHZ01 chromosome 16, ASM2559414v2, whole genome shotgun sequence genome window below encodes:
- the LOC142529818 gene encoding uncharacterized protein LOC142529818, with protein MSSPLMMLFTATFLVQFFMHADSTTHSKDLHVLKQLKAAINPSTITPGSCIYSWDFTLDPCDNLFTEKFTCGFRCDVLLNSVSRVTELALDSAGYSASLSAVSWNLPYLENLDLSNNFFAGPIPGSISRLTRLQRLALSRNSLSKAIPASVGSLPSLEQVYLDNNMLKGEIPSSFNGMKNLKRLELQGNKLGGAFPELGQLINLSFLDASDNEISGQLPANLPPSLFELIMRNNQIEGNIPSTLVNLAYLQVLDVSHNKLSGSVPASLFTHLSLQQLTLSFNQFGSVQVPINLGLTSQLISVDLSNNDIHGFLPGFMGLMPRLSALSLENNKFVGLIPAQYVLKVLAAGSGQDVAQFERLLLGGNYLFGPIPGPFLDLKPGSVTVRLGNNCLYRCPVRWFFCEGGAQKSLMECRGFGAIIP; from the coding sequence ATGTCGTCACCATTGATGATGCTATTTACAGCAACATTTCTTGTTCAGTTCTTCATGCATGCAGACTCGACCACCCACTCCAAAGATTTACATGTTCTGAAGCAGCTCAAGGCCGCCATCAATCCCTCCACGATAACTCCCGGTTCCTGCATTTATTCATGGGACTTCACACTCGACCCCTGCGACAACCTCTTCACTGAGAAATTCACCTGCGGCTTCCGCTGCGATGTCCTACTCAACTCGGTCTCTCGAGTCACCGAACTAGCACTCGACTCCGCCGGGTACTCCGCCTCACTCAGCGCCGTTTCTTGGAACCTTCCTTACTTGGAGAACCTCGACTTATCCAACAACTTTTTCGCTGGCCCCATACCTGGCTCTATCTCGCGCTTGACTCGGTTGCAGCGTCTCGCCCTCTCGCGAAACTCGCTTTCCAAGGCGATCCCCGCCTCTGTAGGCTCGCTACCCAGCCTGGAACAGGTCTATTTAGACAACAACATGCTCAAGGGGGAAATCCCATCATCTTTCAACGGTATGAAGAATTTAAAAAGGCTAGAGCTTCAAGGGAACAAGCTCGGCGGCGCGTTTCCTGAGCTGGGTCAACTCATTAACTTGAGTTTTCTTGACGCAAGCGACAATGAGATCTCCGGCCAGCTACCTGCTAACCTACCACCGTCTTTGTTCGAACTTATCATGAGGAATAACCAAATAGAAGGGAATATCCCGTCGACACTCGTCAATTTAGCTTACCTGCAAGTGTTGGATGTAAGCCACAATAAGCTGAGTGGTTCAGTTCCGGCGAGTCTCTTCACCCACCTGTCGTTGCAGCAGCTAACTCTTTCATTCAATCAATTCGGGTCGGTCCAAGTACCCATCAATTTGGGTTTGACGAGTCAGCTTATATCGGTTGACTTGAGCAACAATGATATCCACGGGTTTTTACCCGGCTTCATGGGTTTAATGCCCAGATTATCGGCTCTATCATTGGAGAATAACAAGTTTGTAGGTTTGATTCCGGCCCAGTACGTGCTGAAGGTCTTGGCAGCGGGTTCGGGTCAAGATGTGGCCCAGTTTGAGAGGCTCCTACTTGGAGGGAACTACCTGTTCGGACCGATCCCGGGTCCTTTCCTGGATTTGAAACCGGGTTCCGTAACGGTCCGTTTGGGGAATAACTGCTTGTACCGGTGCCCGGTTAGGTGGTTCTTCTGTGAGGGTGGTGCACAGAAGTCCTTGATGGAATGCAGAGGCTTTGGAGCCATCATTCCTTGA
- the LOC142528453 gene encoding uncharacterized protein LOC142528453 has translation MHGFFNGKGGLRQGDPLSPLLFTLCLGVLSRSLSRMAMSPTFKFHPKCAGLRINAMKSNIFMASVDDGVTQDILGITGFERGMLPFRYLGVPLAASRLRAADYSILVDSIARKFVWPTKYPPIAWNTVCKPLPDGGLGLKDLKAWNKALLAKTLWKIHLKKECLWIRWANHIYSCFGEVWN, from the exons ATGCATGGTTTCTTTAATGGTAAGGGTGGGTTGAGGCAGGGTGATCCTTTGTCACCATTGTTGTTCACATTATGTCTTGGGGTACTTTCTAGATCACTGTCACGTATGGCCATGTCTCCTACTTTCAAGTTTCACCCAAAATGTG CTGGGCTTCGTATTAATGCAATGAAATCTAATATCTTCATGGCTAGCGTTGATGATGGTGTGACACAAGATATCTTGGGGATAACTGGTTTTGAAAGAGGGATGTTGCCTTTCAGATACTTAGGGGTTCCATTAGCGGCCAGTCGGTTGAGAGCGGCGGACTACAGCATCCTAGTTGACTCAATTGCGAGGAAA TTTGTTTGGCCAACGAAGTATCCACCTATTGCTTGGAATACAGTTTGTAAGCCTCTACCGGATGGAGGATTGGGTTTAAAGGACCTCAAGGCATGGAATAAGGCCCTATTAGCCAAAACACTGTGGAAGATTCATTTGAAAAAAGAATGCCTTTGGATTAGATGGGCTAATCACATCTACAGTTGCTTTGGTGAAGTATGGAATTGA
- the LOC142528452 gene encoding uncharacterized protein LOC142528452, whose amino-acid sequence MGTVEIVTSKLRLWFQEPKGMPKAYDYFVKAKGKCPWSKLLCRGCILPKHRILMWLIAHRKLLTRDRLGFVEDRMCLLCKEVGESNEHLFFKCRITKLIWNEIRHWLGMKKIMGRLRPSSKLFTETYRGNSTANRMRATALATTIYHVWNMCN is encoded by the coding sequence ATGGGTACGGTAGAAATTGTGACATCCAAACTCCGCTTGTGGTTTCAAGAGCCAAAGGGAATGCCGAAAGCTTATGACTACTTTGTGAAAGCGAAAGGGAAATGTCCCTGGAGTAAATTATTGTGTAGGGGATGCATTCTACCAAAGCATCGAATTTTAATGTGGTTAATTGCGCACCGTAAACTACTGACTCGGGATAGGTTGGGATTTGTTGAAGATAGAATGTGCTTGCTATGCAAAGAAGTGGGAGAATCGAATGAGCATTTATTTTTCAAGTGCAGAATAACGAAACTAATTTGGAATGAGATTCGACATTGGTTAGGCATGAAGAAGATTATGGGACGCCTACGTCCATCCTCAAAGCTTTTCACTGAAACATATAGAGGGAATTCTACGGCTAATAGAATGAGAGCCACGGCCCTTGCTACGACGATTTATCATGTGTGGAACATGTGTAATTGA